From the Gossypium hirsutum isolate 1008001.06 chromosome A02, Gossypium_hirsutum_v2.1, whole genome shotgun sequence genome, the window aatcaagatctgtaaattttccttaaatctagactcatatatctatttactaattattttctagaatttttggtttagccaattaatacagtttattagttaaaattacccctgtttcaggacttgactggactgacctctgtttactacgaaccatatttcTCTCTGTGAAAAGTTTATATGACTATGAAGTTTATTTATTCCGaagctagactcaataaggattccaagaatataaaatacaccacctaattatttttgtacaatttatggtaaatttctaaatttggaataggggatccagaaatcgctttgtccctgtttcactaaaattcaaatatcttataacatataattcctttacttgtttcatttattttatatgaaactagacataCTAGGATTCAATGCCATATttaatccatcaccaaattcaatttctatgatttttagtaaattttcaaactcatgtcagtgttgctgcaatattctgtttatgacaaatttcatcttttcatgagtttttatgATCTAGATAACATATTAAACTTCCATgacatcaaacatgatctaactTAGCATTTTCCATGACTTATCATTATaaagcattttctcaaccaaatcatGGCCATAccacaaaattatttacacaaaataggtgtattgctatacatgccatacttaagttttacaagccatttaccaaaaagagtccttcggatagtgtgatcgaaccttcgacctgtcccgattcctaagccggcttgttcaaaattACAgcgaatgaaaaggagggagtaagcataaatgcttagtaagttatatgcaaataacaagtaacataacaatacaattataccaaacaaccttagcatggtatcaccaaaacatatatcacatttctaaacatcattaatcatcttaccaccttatcgttgttgtatctattttcaacccgaaggttaagtacatacctgtccaaagtgtccatttcacaatacttaccaatacgtcacctgcatcttaagtgttcttccatttcactagaaattttacccgttgaacacatcggaatataactcggatacatggataatttgcacataagtgccatatttgtagctaagctaccatgtaacccgcccataagtgaacttggactcaactcaacgagctcgggcgttcacatccataagtgaactcggactcaactcaacgagttcggatgcctagttgcatctcacgaactcgaactcaactcaacgagttcggatgccttgttacatctcacgaactcggactcaactcaacgagtacGGAcatttcacatccataagtgaactcggactcaactcaacgagttcggatgttcaaccatcctagtgacatgtcacttgtatcctaatctattcctaaggttcaaacgggattttcctcgaacacatcttgtaatgacccgaattttaccgttaccgaaaaagtatatttttgagtctccgtttctgaaaaatggatttgtaaatatttattaaaaatatttacgaagtaaaatgagtggttaattagagtttaattaagtgaatttaatttaattaagggtaattaagtaaaaggaccaaattgaataaagtgtgaaagttgaattatagattaaaagaaaataaaaaggactaaaagggcaattatacaaaaagtataaattgaggcggtttatcgtgaagaaaatctaagattttttttatgtttagtatattagtatattattatattattatataataaagatactttatgttttaattatattatattatattatattatattatattatattatattatatatataaactaaagaagcaaacgaaaggaaatagaaacagaatgaaacgaaacagagagcaggggagaaaaagaaagaaagaaggggagaaaagggaaaattgaaggtttgaagctttaagctttaataggtaagtcaatcaagtactttttacttaattttgatgttttagaagttttagaacaaagttttgatgaaattaagttgatattttgatagttattagatttctagatattgtccatgttaaataaaatgatgaattaagggctaaattgatagaaattcaagttaaaaatgatacaaggattgaattgtaaagtgatccataagttttatgctttaaggactaaattgaaagaattttgaaattatggttttatgatgaaaaatagataattatgtctaagtttggttaaaaattgagtagaaataaagtatgaattaagataggaaagtaagtgaatttagttagaattaaattgaaattaaagtaaatcaacattttgtactaagactattttggacagcagcagtagtctaagtttgaaaatcaccaaaaattgtagaaattgaattagaggatgaataaaatatggaattaaatattattgagtatagtttcttatagaagaaacggtataagcaattgaattttaaattatgagatataatgaattttgtgagacaaggtcagaatgaattcgggttcccctgttctgatattggaaaatcaccaaaaattgaataaaaataattagaggcttaaagttatatgtttagaatccttaatgagtctattttcaggagaaatcaacgggaatattatccgagttctgtactgtgagataattaatttttagtgaagaagggacgaaactgtcagacagcagaataggggtgaatttaaagaataaactgtacttaatggctaaaccaaaaattctgaaaattttattgtaagaagatttgtgagtctagtttcaagaaaaattagcggatcttaaattagaattctgtaactcaagatatgaattagtaatgtattaatgattatgaattgtattaatttcgtagtcaatgtggtaccggaaatctcggctaagaaaggacaagacaaagtcaacgggagttagctcgaaaattacagtttgtatttctataatccgaacttagttattatttgttatatttatatacatatggtaattgttagtgttagaattatgatgttttacaattggaatggattgattttggtatgcgatgaatttattgaatttatattgattgaaattattttgattgaatttatattgattgaattatataatatatatgatttatgtagaaatttgaatattgaatgaatgttatattgaaaatatattgattggaaatatgaggaaattgatatgaatatatgagattgtgatatttgaatatttgatattgaaaagtgaattgaattgtattgaattatgaattattgtgaataattgaaatatattgttgaattgaatgaaattgtatgaattgtgaaaatgggtgaatatatgtgattatcaggatggtatattgatgaaagaattattaaattgagaaagtgaatgaaataccctattaactagtcgggctgagtcggatataattggcatgccataagatctgaaagtgtacgggatttgccggctttatcgatcaggcactttatgtgtcgtatttcaggcacctcatgtgtcgtatcaggcacctcgtgtgtcgttttaggcactttatgtgtcgtatactgatcaggtactatgtaccattttaggcacaatgtgccgtactggtgtgtttgggttggaatccgtgtatccgtcaaagttcgggtttgttaataggggtaaataagtgaaagataaatcgaataaatttgattgatcaagctattgaaatgaaacgagaaattgaattgagaattgaaaatttagatatgaaattgaaaatataggttcatgaaatgattggagttcgaattgatgatatatgatgccacttgatgaattgaaatgtgatttgagatatatgaatcgtatgtatatactgaaagctatcagggatagtaagttgatatgatataaatgaaattgacagttattgaaatgaattaaaatggaatatgattgataagtgtatagttgaatatagtttaatgatattgaattgtgagtaaattaaggaaagctataccgagtattaagtgaaagaatggagtaaataataatggatttagttaagaattgaacaattatgttattgtgtttattatataatttgtataaaatttatatggtaagtagttgaaatttatctatgagtaaataattgaataattgtaattgttattatgatcttaagtatttgttatattattaattgttcggattatagaaataccactgagtataccatactcagcgtacggtttgtttccgtgggCAGTTTAAGTAAAGATAGTACGATGGATCAGCATCCCGCCGAATTCATTagggtaaagtatgttgagtattgataatggcatatacccaggatgtttaatgagagtcatttaggttgtaaaagtattgatgaaatgagaaaattatggttggcaacggtatgtagtatgaattttgaaatctactaaaaattcgtagtgattctaaattagtcccgaattgaatttactgttcatattggaccgcgagggcccattaaagggacgacatcttaaaactaggatgtgtgtgaatatttattttaattaatgaccgaaattggactgtactgactggtaatgtctcgtaaccctgttccggtgacggtatagggttaggggacgttacacatctccttgccatcttccgtaaaataccgaaaccaatactcggtagcacttcatatttaacaaataatacacttaatttgcattttattcgaaaataaccacaaagcatatatttcattataaaaatcagcatatcatatatttaacatcaataacttaaaaataacaattatgctatcttatttacacatgaacttacctcggtacaaaatttttaacaatcgagcctattcctcgtaaattttgtttttccctcgatcacgacttgaatctcgtttctcttgatctataataccaaattaatcttatttaatacatacattcattaaaacagtccttaatacgaactttggaaaaattaccattttgcccctaaacttttgcataattacaattttgcccctaggctcgggaattaaacttcatcccttattatcatgttttatgacattctgatcatttttcccttctatggcaacatcaaattctcactctaacatgtatttatgactactaaatatttttaccgattaagcctttttactcgtttttactcaaaaccgagtagcacaagttgtctaacaaaatttaaaaactcatattctgtcataaaacaccaaaatacacaaatttcatctatggttatttttccaaatatgaaccataggttgaattattgttaacataagccaaatcgagctaccgagatttcaaaaacataaaaatcattaaaacggggcttgaaatcacttactatgaagtttgaaagttgaagaaaccccagctatggaggagagcaaaaatcgacagaacaatatggagaagatgatcattttgggttatttttcctatttttatttcatttaatatccaaatgaccaaaatgcccttactactaaactttccaaaaattccttccatgtcctaattttgtccatgaacttaaaattggtcaaattccatttaagacctcctaattaatatttcaaagcaatttcatactaaaaacttctagaatgcaagttttgcaacttattcgatttagtccctaactttaaattaaactcgttatgccaaaatttcttcacgaaattttcacacaattatgcaatcatatcataaacctcaaaataattataaaataattatttctatctcggatttgtggtcacgaaaccactattccgattaggccttaattcggaatattacattttatacattttttatttattaaatttttttctataatcatgttaacattatatatttagtataggcttatttttttaatatgttctaaattacataatatataaaaataacataatataaagtattataaacttaaaaacaggCTAGGCTAGGTTGAGCTCAAGCCTTAAATGTTCAAGCCCGAGcccaactcatattttaaacgggcctaatttTTTTGCCCTAACTaacatttttacccaaaccctcccaaattTTGGACATGGCTTTTGGCTTAGACACTTGACCCATGAATAACTCTAGCTATGTGGAGTCAGATATCTACAAATATCCGAATAACAAATGTAGATCCATTCGAGGAGATTTATCTGCTCTGAATCTGCAGTGGATAGTAATTTTAATATCCAAATTCGAATATTATTTGAATCCGCtataataatatcattttacccatataattaatatatagtatgattaaatattcttgtcaaattaatattttaatatttatattataaataaatggagaaattgataaaaaaaattaaaaaatggatATTTTTTACAtgttcataaaattaatatttatatgatgtttatttttgaaACTTAACCACATGGAATTTGTAAGCATGGAATGTTACATCCCATGATAATCGCAGTCGCCTAAAGCAACACGTGTTGGCCTGAAGATTAATATCTGGAAACTTCAAATTTCCCCGAGAAAATTCTGGTGATTCCACCAACCTTTTTTCGCGGTATTGAAACAACACGAACAATCCAGATAAATCCCTTTACTTCCCACTCAAACTATATATATTTCACTACACATATCATTGAAAATCACCCGCATTGATAAACAAAGATCATCAAATCAGAATCATCCTCAAACTGTTCAACAATTTCGTCTCCCATTACCAAATTTCCCCATTAAAACCAAAAATGAGAATCCCAAATCTCACCAAAGCCTTTATTTTGTTAATGGCAATAACTCTGATGTCAACCCAAGCCAGCGGCCTAATCCCTTACGGTAGATCCTTATGGGACGTGATGCTTGCTGAAGACCCATTCAAAATCCTGGAACAAACCCCAGTGACCGTCCCCAAAGGATCAGAACCCGTCGCTTTAGCTCGAGCTGACTGGAAAGAAACCCCACGGTACCATGCCATTACCCTGGACATCCCAGGGATGAAAAAAGAGGATTTGAAGATCGAGGTTGAAGAGAACAGAGTGTTAAGGATCAGTGGTGAAAGGAAAGAAGAAGCAGAAATTGAAGGAGAGAAATGGCATAGAGCTGAAAGGACGAATGGGAAGTTTTGGAGGCAGTTCAGGTTGCCTGCGAATGTGGATATGGATCGCATCAAAGCTCATATGGAAGATGGGGTTTTGAGGATCAGTGTGCCTAAAATTGTAGATGAGAATAAGAAGCAGGCTAAGGTGATTGACATTGTTCAGTCGGGTGGTACTGGTGAAGATATCAAGGCAACCTCCCAGGGTCATCAGTAGATATTTGATTGATCTACCAGGTTTTTGATGGATTGATTTCGGGTTTTCATCGTTTCGCCTACTTATGTAATAATAAGTTGATGTTTGTGTGTTTGGTTGAAGTATGATGGAATGGTGAtgcttaatttcaatattattaatatattagtaTTAAGTACATGTTCTATTTTATCAAgtgtttaattgaattttcttaaaataggaaaaaaaataagcatttttaaaaattttaattaattttattgggtttaattaaaatttgaaaaatctaaaattaccaaactagaaagaTTTGTTGAATCTTGAATTTATTGTCTaaatctcttttatttttaatcaaatgtatatatttttgcaattttcGAACCCTTAAATGTGTTATTCTCGAATCTTTAAATATTTAGAGAGTGACTCTATTTAAAGAATTAGATacaaattgaaaaatgaaatttttagtagAGAAAGTCAactttttttaggaaaaatttaaaataaaaaaatttaatttcacaatttttaattataattaccaaaaaataaaaatttcactaaATTTCGAAAAACTATCATCATATAGTTTTCTAATAAGTTTGGGAAGAATTATACTTAAATCGATAAATTactgaattatttttaattgttttaaattatattttatttatttatatttaaaatgttatgttttaatcatttatgttgttgtattgtaatattttagtcattgaatCATTAATTATCATTAATGATGTAACAATAAGTTtatattgtaatattttagtcatttaatcatTAATTGTCATTAATGATgtaacaataaaattataaaaatttgagctttaaaaaatgtgatttgatggtCAAAATTCATACTTACTCGCGAATTCATAAATATAGGGGTAATTCGTTTTAATAAATTCATGGTTAATTCTACAAAATTTTGTAGGGTGCAGTatgttataagtttttttttatatttaaaatttaattattattttattaaatttaagtttattataacattattttttagttatattattACGAATtgaacatattttattataaaaaattacatcagtaaattttatgaaaacctaaaaaatttagattaatttctgaaaataaaaatataaaaattaaattttaaatttgtgaataatAGAAGGACCTATGGTATATTTTAACCAATTTTGcaatattaaaggaaaaaaaatagtttcatCCCTGTATGCAAGGTGGAGGAAATTGGCAACTTAATCCGTTGCCACCTAACTCATAAATTGCCTCCAATTAATACTTGGCACCTAATATGAAGGTGTCATCAagcctcatttttcttttttcttttcatttcttcgaTCATGCCAAATTCTCTACTTATTGTCCTTCAGCTCTTGTACTTAGTCCCCTAATTTATTGGTACGTTTGCACTTGTCCTCCTCCAATTATCCCAATTTTAGGGTAGTCATTCTTCAACTATTATGATCTACAAATCCTTTAATGATGTTCACCTCTTTAGTCCCTCAACGATATCtccttaatttcaatttagtccttattcgaGAATcaactttaatcttaggatgccAATGGAGGTGGAATTCAAATGACAAGAGCATGGcgattgaaatttttaatatatagtaAGATGCCAATATCAATGCCGTGGAAGGATATTGATATTTAACTGATAATCATATAGAGTTGTTCGTAGACATGGAAGCTGGAACCAAAATGCAGTCGCGCGCCGGAGAAGGAAACAAGCCCAGAGATATCCACCATGTCAGTGCAAAGCGTCCCGACATTCCCTCTTCTATCAACTGATGAAAAAGCCATTCCCCTTATAGGCTTCGGCACAGCCGAATATCTTTTCGGTGCTTCCAGGGATACCTTGAAAGAAACCATCATCGAAGCTATCAAACTAGGGTACTGTCGCTTCGACACAGCAGCTGTTTACCAATCCGAACAGCCTTTAGGTGAAGCGATATCAGATGCCCTTCGTCTAGGGTTAATCAAATCCCGAGATGAACTCTTCATTACTTCCAAGCTATGGTGCAGTGATGCACACCATAACCTTGTGCTCCCAGCACTCCGCAAAACactcaagtatatatatattcatatacgtATACTCCCCTTTCTTTGCTGATGTTTTTTCACTATGTTTGATTCTTAATTTTCAACAGGAATTTGAAGTTGGGGTATGTTGATCTGTATCTAATTCACTGGCCACTGAGTTTAAAGCCAGGTAAACATGATTTTCCTTTTAAGAAAGAAGACATGGTTCCTATGGATATAAAATCTGTGTGGGAAGCTATGGAGGAGTGTCATGATATTGGCCTACCAAAATCCATTGGTGTAAGCAATTTCTCCTGCAAGAAACTAGAAACCCTCCTTTCCAGTGCCAGAATCCCACTAATATCAAGTAGTTTATGTTCTGTTTGAGTCAAAATTTCGATTTATTTTGGTACGTTTTGATCAATGTCGACGTATATTGATGCATATCGGCTGGTAATGGTcggtaaaaaaattttatattttaaatcaattttttatttttttattttaatcattttgattttttctataattaaatttaaatttaaatttaacaggtattaaatgaaattatttaacctaattaataattttaaaatttatatttacatataaatatatttgcatgtatataatttattttttaccaaaataatatataagatattaagaaactaaaaattaaactaaatatatgtgtaaaaaaaatttaaatgtttatataATTTATCAAGACATTAAAAATtggatcatatatatataaaacatcaaTGAACTCGAAACAGTACACTAAAACATGTTGGTACTGGTGTCACGGGCTaaacctttcgtctcgcaatccgtgcggtCTTAGGCGATTTGCTCGTTCAAACTCACTTAAGTCAGCTTTTACTCGAGTGAGGATTCTTTAAGAACTCCTCTAAGGCACCAAGTTGATAAGCAGAAGCGGTTTAATGCCAAAAGAAGCAaccaaagaacaacagaaagggacgctcgcaaagtgtttgagtaaattctctctattctcttatttataaagagtaatgaaacaatgaatggagtgagtacaaatgagggggaggctctctatttatacttgagctcccccaa encodes:
- the LOC121216309 gene encoding deoxymugineic acid synthase 1-B-like, yielding MSVQSVPTFPLLSTDEKAIPLIGFGTAEYLFGASRDTLKETIIEAIKLGYCRFDTAAVYQSEQPLGEAISDALRLGLIKSRDELFITSKLWCSDAHHNLVLPALRKTLKNLKLGYVDLYLIHWPLSLKPGKHDFPFKKEDMVPMDIKSVWEAMEECHDIGLPKSIGVSNFSCKKLETLLSSARIPLISSSLCSV
- the LOC107927783 gene encoding 18.1 kDa class I heat shock protein — protein: MRIPNLTKAFILLMAITLMSTQASGLIPYGRSLWDVMLAEDPFKILEQTPVTVPKGSEPVALARADWKETPRYHAITLDIPGMKKEDLKIEVEENRVLRISGERKEEAEIEGEKWHRAERTNGKFWRQFRLPANVDMDRIKAHMEDGVLRISVPKIVDENKKQAKVIDIVQSGGTGEDIKATSQGHQ